A single genomic interval of Marmota flaviventris isolate mMarFla1 chromosome 14, mMarFla1.hap1, whole genome shotgun sequence harbors:
- the Fosl2 gene encoding fos-related antigen 2 isoform X1 has translation MYQDYPGNFDTSSRGSSGSPAHAESYSSGGGGGQQKFRVDMPGSGSAFIPTINAITTSQDLQWMVQPTVITSMSSPYQRSHPYSPLPGLGSVPAHMALPRPGVIKTIGTTVGRRRRDEQLSPEEEEKRRIRRERNKLAAAKCRNRRRELTEKLQAETEELEEEKSGLQKEIAELQKEKEKLEFMLVAHGPVCKISPEERRSPPAPGLQPMRSGGSAVGAVVVKQEPLEEDSPSSSSAGLDKAQRSVIKPISIAGGFYGEEPLHTPIVVTSTPAITPGTSNLVFTYPSVLEQESPASPSESCSKAHRRSSSSGDQSSDSLNSPTLLAL, from the exons ATGTACCAGGATTATCCTGGGAACTTTGACACCTCGTCCCGGGGCAGCAGCGGCTCTCCTGCGCACGCCGAGTCCTACtccagcggcggcggcggcggccagCAG AAGTTCCGGGTAGATATGCCTGGCTCGGGCAGTGCCTTCATCCCCACCATCAACGCCATCACCACCAGCCAGGACCTGCAGTGGATGGTGCAGCCCACAGTGATCACCTCCATGTCCAGCCCCTACCAACGCTCGCACCCCTACAGCCCGCTGCCTGGCCTAGGCTCTGTCCCTGCGCACATGGCCCTCCCAAGACCTGGCGTGATCAAGACCATTGGCACCACCGTGGGCCGCAGGAGGAGAGATGAGCAG CTGTCTCCCGAGGAGGAGGAGAAGCGTCGGATCCGGAGGGAGAGGAACAAACTGGCCGCTGCCAAGTGCCGGAACCGCCGCCGGGAGCTGACGGAGAAGCTGCAGGCG GAGacagaggagctggaggaggagaagtCAGGCCTGCAGAAGGAGATCGCTGAGCtacagaaggaaaaggagaagctGGAGTTCATGTTGGTGGCCCACGGCCCTGTGTGCAAGATCAGCCCTGAGGAGCGCCGATCGCCTCCAGCCCCCGGGCTGCAGCCCATGCGCAGTGGGGGCAGTGCGGTGGGCGCTGTGGTAGTGAAACAGGAGCCCTTAGAAGAGGACAGCCCCTCGTCCTCGTCAGCAGGGCTGGACAAGGCCCAGCGCTCCGTCATCAAGCCCATCAGCATTGCCGGGGGCTTCTATGGGGAGGAGCCTCTGCACACCCCCATCGTGGTGACCTCCACGCCTGCCATCACTCCGGGCACCTCGAACCTCGTCTTCACCTACCCCAGTGTCCTGGAGCAGGAGTCGCCCGCGTCACCCTCCGAGTCCTGCTCCAAGGCTCACCGCAGAAGCAGTAGCAGCGGGGACCAGTCGTCAGACTCCTTGAACTCCCCCACTCTGCTGGCTCTGTAA
- the Fosl2 gene encoding fos-related antigen 2 isoform X2 — MPGSGSAFIPTINAITTSQDLQWMVQPTVITSMSSPYQRSHPYSPLPGLGSVPAHMALPRPGVIKTIGTTVGRRRRDEQLSPEEEEKRRIRRERNKLAAAKCRNRRRELTEKLQAETEELEEEKSGLQKEIAELQKEKEKLEFMLVAHGPVCKISPEERRSPPAPGLQPMRSGGSAVGAVVVKQEPLEEDSPSSSSAGLDKAQRSVIKPISIAGGFYGEEPLHTPIVVTSTPAITPGTSNLVFTYPSVLEQESPASPSESCSKAHRRSSSSGDQSSDSLNSPTLLAL, encoded by the exons ATGCCTGGCTCGGGCAGTGCCTTCATCCCCACCATCAACGCCATCACCACCAGCCAGGACCTGCAGTGGATGGTGCAGCCCACAGTGATCACCTCCATGTCCAGCCCCTACCAACGCTCGCACCCCTACAGCCCGCTGCCTGGCCTAGGCTCTGTCCCTGCGCACATGGCCCTCCCAAGACCTGGCGTGATCAAGACCATTGGCACCACCGTGGGCCGCAGGAGGAGAGATGAGCAG CTGTCTCCCGAGGAGGAGGAGAAGCGTCGGATCCGGAGGGAGAGGAACAAACTGGCCGCTGCCAAGTGCCGGAACCGCCGCCGGGAGCTGACGGAGAAGCTGCAGGCG GAGacagaggagctggaggaggagaagtCAGGCCTGCAGAAGGAGATCGCTGAGCtacagaaggaaaaggagaagctGGAGTTCATGTTGGTGGCCCACGGCCCTGTGTGCAAGATCAGCCCTGAGGAGCGCCGATCGCCTCCAGCCCCCGGGCTGCAGCCCATGCGCAGTGGGGGCAGTGCGGTGGGCGCTGTGGTAGTGAAACAGGAGCCCTTAGAAGAGGACAGCCCCTCGTCCTCGTCAGCAGGGCTGGACAAGGCCCAGCGCTCCGTCATCAAGCCCATCAGCATTGCCGGGGGCTTCTATGGGGAGGAGCCTCTGCACACCCCCATCGTGGTGACCTCCACGCCTGCCATCACTCCGGGCACCTCGAACCTCGTCTTCACCTACCCCAGTGTCCTGGAGCAGGAGTCGCCCGCGTCACCCTCCGAGTCCTGCTCCAAGGCTCACCGCAGAAGCAGTAGCAGCGGGGACCAGTCGTCAGACTCCTTGAACTCCCCCACTCTGCTGGCTCTGTAA